TGATTTGACTGCCAAGGTAGATCCCGCCGAAGTAGCTCAGGCCATCGCCGCATTGCGGAAAAATCAGGACGCACAGCATGAGCTGACGGCCCTTCGAGCTGAGGTCGATAAACTGCAGCAGCAAGTCGATGCAACTAACCAAGCGCTAGCGACCGCTGCGTCACCTGACCAAGTCCAAGCACTCACTCAGCAACGCCAGCAGCTCTTCGATCAAGTGCAATCAGACGCTTTGCTTTCCCAAGCCTGGACAGACTGGGCCCTGGTCAGTCCGACGGTCGGCGTCACGCCCTGGGTTGGGTTGTGGCAAGTGCGAGGATTAGTGGCCCAGGCTGCGTATCTCACGCCCATGAGTCCTCATCTCCAGGTGGTTCAGCGGGCGATCAATTGGAGGGTCGTTCCACCTGGGATGCCTGCCACACCCCCCGTGTTACCTCAACAGCCTCCAAGCCATCAGCCCAGTTTACCCACTCAGGGGGGACAGCCTCCCTCATTGAATGGGTCCATACCAGCGCAGCACCAACCATTTCAATCTCGAGTGGTGCCCTCTCCGTCACGGCATTCGCTTCCACCATCGCTTCGCCACTTTCATCAGCTGCCTCCCACGCTGCACCAAATACATCCTTCGCCACATCCACACATGGCTCGGATGCCGTTTCGGCTGTCACAACATTCTGCAGAGGTACGTCATGTTGAGGGACACCGCCGATAGCGGGGGGCTTCGTCGAGAGCGCCGTCGTATGGAGTATCAAAAGGTCGTGCGAGCAGTTCTGGCGGGGACCCTGTCACTGCTAATGGAGGTGGCTGTTGTTCATGCAGGCTCTGCTGAAGAGGATAAGCACGGCACCCATGAGATGGAGGGGGACCATCAGCACGAAATGGCTGCGGTCGAGTCCATGACTCCACGACACCAGCACACGGGCCCTCACATGAAGTGGACCACGCTCAGGCCTCCCACTCCCGATGATACGAGCCGAGCCGAACAGATCGTTCACACCCTGCGAGAGGTCTTGGTCAAGTACAGAGATTATCGCGTGGCCCTGAAGGAGGGGTTCGTGCCATTCCATCCAGACATTCCGGCGCTTCACTATCACTTCACCAGTAAAGCAAACGGATTCAAGGCCGCATTCACCTTCGACCCAGCCTTCCCTACCGCGCTCCTCTACAAAAAGACTGGGAACGACTACGAATTGGAAGGAGCCATGTACACGGCCCCGAAGAGGATGAGCGAGGAGTGGTTGAATGAACGGATACCCCTCAGCGTGGCGCAATGGCATGCGCACGTGAATATCTGTCTCCCGCCGGAAGGGATTAACCGCAGGATGGATTGGACCAAGTTTGGCTTTAAAGGCTCTCTAGCGACGGAGCAGGAATGCCAACAAGCAGGAGGAAACTTCTTTCCTCAAATCTATGGCTGGATGCTGCACGTGTATCCGTTTGAGCAGAGTCAGGAGAAAATCTGGACCCATTGATCTCTAGTGACAAGACCACGGTGGCCGTCATGGCGCTCGGCGTCGACTACACCAAGGCATTCACCGACGGGCAGAATTGAGTGCGCTCGAAGAAGTCGCCGGTACGTTGTTTCCATTGTTGAAGGAGGAAAATCATGCTCGACGTCCTGCCGAAATATCCAAAGCTGATCATCAAATTGCATGGGGCGGAGGCGAAAGAGATCGAGCTCACACAACCGGAGTTTACGATCGGTCGGCACCATCGGAACGACCTTGTGGTCGAAGATCCGGCGGTCTCCGGACACCATGCCCGAATTGTCAAAATTCATGCCGTCTATTTCCTTGAAGATCTGGGAAGTACCAATGGCACGTTTGTCAACGGAGCGAAGATCGATCGACAGCAACTGAAGGACACCGACCTGGTCAAGTTCGGGAAACATCACTTGATCTTCCGAGATGAGAGCGAGATGGCGCTGAGACCGGAATCCCATTCAGTCAGCGAGATGGACAAGACGATGGTGGCGACCGGTTCCATACGAAATGGACGTGGGTCCGCGCCTCAGCAGGTCGGGATGATCCAAGTGCTGTCAGGCCGGACCGATCAGAGTGAGTATGAACTCACCAAGCACCTGACGAGCATCGGGGCGCAGGACGGCGCCACCATCAAACTAACCGGTTGGTTCGCTCCGATGACGGCGGCTATCATCGGCCGTCGCGGACCACAGTATTACATCGTTCCGACTGGAGCCGGGAAGACCATTCAGGTGAACAACACAGTCGTGACGGATCAGGTGGATTTGAAGGACGGAGACCTCTTACACGTCGGACGCGTGAAAATGTATTTTTCCTTAAAGACGCTTGCCAAGTGAAAGGGGCATTCTCGATCAGAGTGATCAATCCCCAGCTGTAGACGGCTCTCGCAATGATCGGGGCAGATAGTGGACTAGCACTTAAAAGGACAACCAACCGAAATGTGATTGCTCAACCCGGCATTGTCCTCTTCCTCGGATTTCACGTCAGTTCGTCGTGAGTTGGTCGAGCGCCTGATAACAGTCATGTGACAACTCTCGGTAGTGGTCTTCCAAGCACTGATAGATGTGTCCACGACCAAGCTTGTCGCCGACGCAAAATTTCCGCACGTCGCCCACACACAACACGTTCACTCGTTGCTGGGCTACTCGTTTGATCACGGCCTGTTCCTCGACTTGCTGCTGGCACGGGAGCGACAGCTGGCTTTCCCGCTCTCGATAGCAGCGCTTCAGCCGTCCCCCACCCGGTTGCACATCACTACAGAGTTGTTTGAGTTCCATTTTGCAACTCAGTGACAGGCCCCGATGTTCGTGGGCCTCCTCCGGTAAGGTCAGCTGATGAGAGGGCTCGATGGTCCGAACGGGGACGCTCTCAGTTGAAGGCGCGCTGGCGAGAGGTGCTGCCGGGATCGTAGAAACAGGAGGCGGTGGGTTAGCGACTTCGGGAACCGCAGCAACCTGGTCCGTGGTCGAGCCAGGAGCCTGGGTCTCCTGTTGAAGGGTCGTGGTGAGTTGACCATAAATGAAATGCCAGACCAGGCCGAGAACGAGGCCAGTGATGAGCAGTGTGAGCAGCGTCGCGCGGAACTGCGAAGGAGGAGCTGGTGATGGCATCCGTAGACTTTCTAACTAGGCATCACTGCGCTCCTTTTTTTTGGCGTTCAGCTCGCTTTTCCAGCAGATCGTAGCATTCATCCGATATTTCTTTGGAATGGTCTTCAAGGCATTCGACGATGCGCCCTCCGCCCGGCTTCACCTGCGCACAAAAGTTTTTCACGTCGGCCGCGCAGGCCTGGCGCATGTGCTGCATCGCTTCCGTGCTGCGGCCACCTCGTTGTTGGCCTGGCTGATTGGGACTAGGTCCGACGGGAGATGGGGGAGAAGACGCGGAGTCAGGCTCTGATGGTGCAGCCCCGGTCTCCCAGGTCATGAGGAACAATCCCATGGTGACGGCCACGCCGAACACGAGTATGCACCGCGTGAGAGATTGCCAATCTGCCGAGGAGTGACTGACCATCGGACACCTCCTATAAGGATGACGGAATGTGACAAGAGCACCTCGCAGTCGAGTATAACGTGGAAGCGGCCCTACAGTAATACTATTTTGTTACCTGGATACAAATTGAACATGTGACCTGCGGATCAGGAAACCGTGTCCCTGACTCTACTCCAGCCAAAGATCGACATGTTGCCAAACCTTAGCTGGCCTAGGTCTGAGGAGGCTGAAGGAGGACTCAAGAAACGGCTACGTTACCTGGAGCGGAAATTTATCGCGAAGAGAGTCCCGAGCCAAACCAGACCTCAGGCAATGTTCTCACCACTGGCTGGGGACCCGTTAGGAATGGGGTTCTGCTGTCTGCTGAAAGGCTGCACCTCTGGCGACGATGTGCTCTCCCGCCGTGAGGCCTTCGAGGACTCTGACTTGGTCGATACTGACCGGCTGGACCTTGATCTCACGTGGCACAAAGCGCCCCGGGGTTGCTTCCACATACACCCGGCTCGCGCCATCCACCACAAGCACAGCCTCCTGAGGAATGAGGATGAACGATGTCTTGTTGCCCATCGGAATGGTCAGCCTCGCGAACATCTCGGGCTTGAGCTTTCGCTCCCCATTACTGATCCCAGCTCGCACCTTAATGGTCCGGGTGATTGGATCCACCACGTCACCGATGCGAGCAATCACCGCGGGAAACCGCTCGCCAGGCCAGGCCTCCACCGTGGCCGTGGCTTCCTGTCCCACGGTGATCAAGGCAAGGTCTCGCTCATAGACGTCGACAACGGCTTGCAAGTGATCGAGGTCCGCGACCGTAAACAGCACTTGCGCCGGCTCATTCCCCACCAATTGTCCGGGCGTCACGCTCCGTTCTACGACAGTTCCGGTCAGCGGACTTTTCAATTCGAAGCGAGAATTGATGGTTTGCTCTTCCAGCGGTTTATCCAGCTCCGCGGCGGGGACTCGCAGAGTGAGAAGTCGTTCTTTCGCTTGTCGGAATTCGGCCTTCTCGCGCGTAAAATCATTTTCCGCCTGCTTCAGTTCCTTGAGGGGCACCGCCTTGTCCTGGAAGAGGTCCAGCGCCAACTCATAGTTCCGCTTGGCCAACGCGAGTTCCGATATTTCCTTCACATAGTCGGAGTACGCCGTGGCGATATCCGGCGCATCCATAACCAGCAACACGTCCCCCGATTTCACCGGTTGTCCCAGTTTCACCCGGACCTCCAGCACGCGCCCTGCCAGCGGGGACGATACCTTGGCAAACATATTCTCCGCAAAGGTCAGGCGCGCTGACAACGTCAGGCTCGCGGCGGCGGGACTTGCCGTCACCAGCATGGTCTCGATCGGAGGTGCACTCCTCGCCGGCAAGGAACTCGACGACGCCTTGTCCGCCACGGTGCTCGGGGTATCTGGTCCGCCGCAGGCGAGCGAGAAAGTACACCATACGATGGACAGGACACCCAGCCCCACAACGTTGGGATTCACGCGATCCTCCACATTTAATGGTTTATTCTATGACATCCATGAAGAACGCAGCAAGGGAGATGGGAGATTGAGTCGAGGAGCCGTTGCGCCTCGAGACTCGCTATGCGTATCGTTTCTTTCTGACTCCGACATTCATGAGCGTGATTACTCCCGACCCGCGGTTTAGGAAACCGTGGCCCGGACCCTCCTCCAGCCTACTCAGGCTCACTCACGGCCTCTGAAGACCCGAGGTGGATCGGTCTATCACGCCCTTGGTGAATGTGTGACGCGATGACACGGAATCAGATAGGAAAGATACAAACGGACTCCCTCCTTAAAGATTGGCTATGACAGTGGCCCTTCCGCGGTCTCCTGGGTGACAGGAAGATTCTGTTTCGCTCTGTACGATCTGTGCGAGATCGCTCAAATTGACCACGGCTGCAAGCAAAACCGCATTGATTTTTCATTTTGTCTTTCCGTGGCACAGCACTTGTCTATTTATAGAATCCTGACCATTTGACGATGGGGTCAAACACAACCTTATCAACCGGTCCAAATCAATAGGAGGTAAGCCATGCGTGGAGCCATCACTTCCGGAAAGCTCGTTGTCATGGGCGTCGTGGTCTTTGGACTCAGTGGAATAGGGTGGGCCCAGACCAACTCTGACAAAGCGACCGCGAGCCCGGAATCGGTTCACATTCAGGCGTTAGCCCAGGCGTTTCAGGTGTCCCCTCAAGCAGTAGAGGCGCTGTGGGCGAAACATGCCGCAAAGGGAGGGCAGGCCTGGGACACCGTTGCCTCTCACCTGACTCAGGCACAGCCGGCTACCTACACGGAACCGGTGGCCTTTCCTCGCCATGCGGTCCAGGTTCACGCCTTAGCCCAGACGTTTCAGGTCTCGCATCAAGCAGTAGAGGCGCTATGGGCGAAACATGCCGCAAAGGGAGGGCAGGCCTGGGACACCGTTGCTATGCAACTGGTTGAAGCACAGGCGTCTCGCCAGACCGGCGAGATCGTCGCCTCAACTAACTAATGAGCTTTGATAATGGCTTAAGCGAGTAAGAACTGTGCGAGCGCAATCGAGGCCGATCCAAGGACCATTCGCCTGTCTGGCTGATTGGCATTGGTTGATGTCTGCCAATCGATCCAGACACGGCGAATCAGCATTCACCCTGCACGGCACTGGAGCGGATTGGCTTTGTCGGCTTTCGATTCCATAGGCTGTGGCACACCGCTGCGACACAGCTGTGCCCAATTGACCTGCCCCCCAGTGGTTGTCGCAGTCTGAATGTCCTTCAGGCACAACGCCCTCCCAATTCTGAATTAAGACAACAGAAAGCACGATCTGGGAGGCTGCGGCTCGCAGATTCGCGGACTATTCGACGGAAGTCGGTAGCCTCATAGGATTCTGATAACGAACGGACCAAAAACCTCAGTGATTTGTGTGCCCAATTGTGTTGAAAAGCTTGATGATTCGTCGCTCTCTGTCGATGGTGAAAAAACAACTCTTTTTGAACCCGAGTTTTTCTCCTTCGCACTAGGCTCTTGAGTCGATAAGTGTCCAAATACCGATCGCAATGAAGCCAACACCAGCAGTCAATTTTAGGATGCGAGGCGGGATGTAGGCAGAGAGCTGGGAACCGACCAAGACCGCGATGAAGCTGGAGAGTACGAGGGCGCCTGCTGACGCAATAAAGACTCCCACTTTGCTCGTGTTCTGCTCGGCAGCAAACAAGAGCGTTGCCAATTGGGTCTTATCCCCCAGTTCGGCGAAAAACACGGTGACGAAGATTGGCCAAAGACTCATTTCTTGGGCTCTCCTTTTTCGGCTGTAGTAAACGGTCGCGTGTAGGGACCTAAGTTTGACTTCTGCATGTTACTTACTTCTGCGCTAGATTTGTGATCGCCACTGGGTCGGTCTCTCATTTCATGTACCCCTCCAGCCACCAGATGCTGAACCAGGTTGTAAAAAATGATCGGGACCATGACTCGTGGATACGAGACGAGCACGAGAGAGGCCAGGACCAGCCCGGTTCCATTGTTACTCATCCCCAATCCGTACATGAGGGAGACACGTTCCGCCTCATCGACCTTGAAGAGCCGGCTCAGCCCATAGCCGGATGCAAACGCTGTGATGCAGAGACCCGTGGTGATCGCCAACGTCACTGCCAAGAAGTCGAAATCGCGGTCCGCCACGGCCCGAGGGAGGGAAACTGATCCATTGGAGTAGTTCAACAGCAATAATACGGCGGAATTGATGAGCTTGATGAAGGGCATAACGGCACCGAGCCGCGCTTCAGGTACTGCGAACCGCACACCGAGACCGAGCACCGATGGCAAGACGATCCAGAGGCCCAAGAACGCCCCTGATCCATACGCGGCAAGGTCGTGGATGATGGCCTCATATTCCTCCGAGGCCATCTCCCCGAACACATACAGAGCCATGGGGGTAGTTACAGGGCTGAGGATTGTGGAGAACAGGACCAATCCTAAGCTCAGTGCCAGATTCCCATTGGAGTTCTGTGCCCAGGCGGTTGAGGCGCCGGCGATCGGCATGGCGGCGACCAATGCTAGGCCGACGAGGATATGCTGTGCTTCGTCCGGCTCATACCATAGCCGCATGACAAGGGTGACGAGAAAAATGTAGCCGATGGGGATAACCAGATTGGCGGTGAGTCCGGCGAATAACACTCGCGTCTTTTTCCACAGCGATCTCAAGTGCGAAGTTTTCACCCCCAATCCCGCATTAAACATGAGCGTGGCCAGAAGGAGCAGGAGCAAGGAAATATGAAGTTTCGCGTGCGCAATGGAGAAATCGCCAAAGGTGAGATTCCTGATCCATAATCCAGCCGCCGGAAAGACGGCAGCGAAAGCATAGGCGCTGATCAAGAACCAAAGCAGATGATGGTGGATGAACTGGGACAGAGCAAGGAACGTGAATTTGCGACTACCTATACTCATTTGTTTTTGAGTCTCTCAGCCGGGGAAAACTGAATCCTGACATTCCAACGAACTACAGAATATGAATTGAAAAGGTTTTTGAACCATGTGCGGGAGAATAGCTTGGAGACAACATAAGGCTATTTTTTCATTCCCCGCGTAAGCTAGCATCACCACGAGGCTGAGTAAAGCCGCGTGAGGCGTGTAAGCTAGCTTGTCCGCTGGTGATCACCAGAATCGCCGTACAAATGCGCAATGGAAATGAAAAACATTAAGAGAAAAAGCTGGCGAGGAGCGGTATTGAGATGGTTGAGGGTCAGGGGATAATACACGGGAGATGAAGCCAGAAGAGTTTGCGCAGCGAGCCTGCGGCTTACATGTCCGTCTCAGGAGTCGGTGGCAGCCTGCGAGTTCGAGTGACGACGAGGTAGTAGAGCCCTACGAGGATCACAAGCAAGAGTATCCACCCGAGAGGTTTAATGGTCCATCCGTTCATGGTCACTCCTTCGCCAGGCAAAGAAAGCTCGCTTGGGCTTCACTGAATATCTGTCCGTGGCAGAACGGACAGTAGACCCCCGCGGCCCTTGTGAAGAACGGCGTGTCCCACACGGGTTTTAGTGCGGCCTGCGCTCTCGGGAGCTCATATGCGCACGTTGGGCAGGTGTAGTGCCCGGTTTTCTTCTCACAGCAGGGGCAATCGGGGTTCCCGCACCCGACGACCTCGAAGAAGTGCAGCCGATCCTGGCCCCTCGCGGTTAACGCATGTCCCGCGCTCGTCCGATGGAGGAGATCCTGACGAGTGAGGTACGCCAAGTATGAGCGCGCCGTAGCAGGCGAATAGTCGAACTCGGTCACGAGATCCTGTGCCCGCACACTCCCCTTGCCCCGGATCAGCCGGAGCGACAGGTGCTTACAGGTTTTCATGGCCGACCCGTTCCCTCGTCAATCGCGGGCCGGTATGAAGCGGCGATCATGGCCTCGACGGCCTCAACGGGAATCCGCACCGCTCGGCCTAATTTCACATATGGAATTCGCCGCTCGAGAATAAGTCGGCGAATCGTCGCGGGCTTCAGCCCCAGCCGAGTCGCCACTTCCGTGACGCTCAACAACTGTTTGCTCGTGACTGTCATCCAGATCTCCTGCAGCACCTGTCCACGAGGGCTTGACACAGCAGCGGAACAGGCCTAGTATTATAGATATCGTACTTTGTAATTCTATGATTACTAGGAGGACTTGTCAATGGCGTCCGTTCCGCTGACGCACCTCGCCGCTCCGTGGGAACGCTGCAAGATCAGCGTCCAGGGGGAGACCCTTGATCCGGCACCCCCCTTCCTTCCGTATAACCTCTTCGACTTCTATTTCCCCTCAGGCCACGCCCCTGACCGAAGCCAGCGCTCGCTCCCCTACGAGTTCCTGAGTGTGGACACCCCTCAAGTGGACGCGATCGTGGACTTCTGTCAGCGCTTTGGTCTTCTCCGGGTTGTGGATGACGGCAAGGGTCCGAGTATCGTGGATGCCTGTGCGGGAGACGAGACGACTCCCGAGGAGCTCGAAGAGTTTCCCCCCTGGAGTCTGGCCAGAGCGCGCCTGAACCAATATGGGGACACACCCTCGCCGCCCGGAGGCTTCCGCTCACTCACGGTGGAGGAGTTTC
This genomic interval from Nitrospiraceae bacterium contains the following:
- a CDS encoding FHA domain-containing protein, whose product is MLDVLPKYPKLIIKLHGAEAKEIELTQPEFTIGRHHRNDLVVEDPAVSGHHARIVKIHAVYFLEDLGSTNGTFVNGAKIDRQQLKDTDLVKFGKHHLIFRDESEMALRPESHSVSEMDKTMVATGSIRNGRGSAPQQVGMIQVLSGRTDQSEYELTKHLTSIGAQDGATIKLTGWFAPMTAAIIGRRGPQYYIVPTGAGKTIQVNNTVVTDQVDLKDGDLLHVGRVKMYFSLKTLAK
- a CDS encoding cysteine rich repeat-containing protein, which produces MVSHSSADWQSLTRCILVFGVAVTMGLFLMTWETGAAPSEPDSASSPPSPVGPSPNQPGQQRGGRSTEAMQHMRQACAADVKNFCAQVKPGGGRIVECLEDHSKEISDECYDLLEKRAERQKKGAQ
- a CDS encoding efflux RND transporter periplasmic adaptor subunit, translating into MNPNVVGLGVLSIVWCTFSLACGGPDTPSTVADKASSSSLPARSAPPIETMLVTASPAAASLTLSARLTFAENMFAKVSSPLAGRVLEVRVKLGQPVKSGDVLLVMDAPDIATAYSDYVKEISELALAKRNYELALDLFQDKAVPLKELKQAENDFTREKAEFRQAKERLLTLRVPAAELDKPLEEQTINSRFELKSPLTGTVVERSVTPGQLVGNEPAQVLFTVADLDHLQAVVDVYERDLALITVGQEATATVEAWPGERFPAVIARIGDVVDPITRTIKVRAGISNGERKLKPEMFARLTIPMGNKTSFILIPQEAVLVVDGASRVYVEATPGRFVPREIKVQPVSIDQVRVLEGLTAGEHIVARGAAFQQTAEPHS
- a CDS encoding TMEM165/GDT1 family protein yields the protein MSLWPIFVTVFFAELGDKTQLATLLFAAEQNTSKVGVFIASAGALVLSSFIAVLVGSQLSAYIPPRILKLTAGVGFIAIGIWTLIDSRA
- a CDS encoding bile acid:sodium symporter; this encodes MSIGSRKFTFLALSQFIHHHLLWFLISAYAFAAVFPAAGLWIRNLTFGDFSIAHAKLHISLLLLLLATLMFNAGLGVKTSHLRSLWKKTRVLFAGLTANLVIPIGYIFLVTLVMRLWYEPDEAQHILVGLALVAAMPIAGASTAWAQNSNGNLALSLGLVLFSTILSPVTTPMALYVFGEMASEEYEAIIHDLAAYGSGAFLGLWIVLPSVLGLGVRFAVPEARLGAVMPFIKLINSAVLLLLNYSNGSVSLPRAVADRDFDFLAVTLAITTGLCITAFASGYGLSRLFKVDEAERVSLMYGLGMSNNGTGLVLASLVLVSYPRVMVPIIFYNLVQHLVAGGVHEMRDRPSGDHKSSAEVSNMQKSNLGPYTRPFTTAEKGEPKK
- a CDS encoding DeoR family transcriptional regulator, whose translation is MKTCKHLSLRLIRGKGSVRAQDLVTEFDYSPATARSYLAYLTRQDLLHRTSAGHALTARGQDRLHFFEVVGCGNPDCPCCEKKTGHYTCPTCAYELPRAQAALKPVWDTPFFTRAAGVYCPFCHGQIFSEAQASFLCLAKE
- a CDS encoding helix-turn-helix domain-containing protein, giving the protein MTVTSKQLLSVTEVATRLGLKPATIRRLILERRIPYVKLGRAVRIPVEAVEAMIAASYRPAIDEGTGRP